A region of Streptomyces sp. TG1A-60 DNA encodes the following proteins:
- a CDS encoding NAD(P)/FAD-dependent oxidoreductase, producing MSTTERPRILVVGGGYVGLYAARRILKKMRYGEATVTVVDPRSYMTYQPFLPEAAAGSISPRHVVVPLRRVLPKAEVLTGRVTTIDQDRKVATVAPLVGEAYELPFDYLVIALGAVSRTFPIPGLAEQGIGMKGIEEAIGLRNHVLEQLDKADSTTDEDVRRKALTFVFVGGGFAGAETIGEVEDMARDAAKYYKSVSREDMRFVLVDAADKILPEVGPKLGQYGKEHLESRGVEVYLNTSMDSCVDGHVVLKNGLEVDSNTIVWTAGVKPNPVLSRYGLPLGPRGHVDAQPTLQVTGTDYIWAAGDNAQVPDVAARKAGVENAWCPPNAQHALRQARVLGDNVVSGMRGFPQKEYAHSNKGAVAGLGLHKGVAMIVMGRMKIKLKGRLAWYMHRGYHGLAMPTWNRKIRVFADWTLAMFLKREVVSLGAIETPREEFYEAAKPAPVAAAPARTEEKAKAS from the coding sequence ATGAGCACCACGGAGCGTCCCAGGATCCTCGTAGTAGGCGGTGGGTACGTAGGCCTGTACGCAGCTCGGCGCATTCTCAAGAAGATGCGCTACGGCGAGGCGACCGTCACGGTCGTCGACCCCCGGTCGTACATGACCTACCAGCCCTTCCTCCCCGAAGCCGCCGCCGGCAGCATCTCCCCGCGGCATGTCGTCGTCCCGCTGCGACGCGTGCTCCCCAAGGCGGAGGTCCTCACCGGCCGGGTCACCACCATCGACCAGGACCGCAAGGTCGCCACCGTCGCGCCGCTGGTCGGCGAGGCGTACGAGCTGCCCTTCGACTACCTGGTGATCGCGCTCGGCGCGGTCTCCCGCACCTTCCCGATCCCCGGCCTCGCCGAGCAGGGCATCGGCATGAAGGGCATCGAGGAGGCCATCGGCCTGCGCAACCACGTGCTGGAGCAGCTCGACAAGGCCGACTCCACGACCGACGAGGACGTCCGCCGCAAGGCGTTGACCTTCGTCTTCGTGGGCGGTGGCTTCGCCGGTGCGGAGACCATCGGCGAGGTCGAGGACATGGCCCGTGACGCCGCGAAGTACTACAAGAGCGTGTCCCGTGAGGACATGCGCTTCGTCCTCGTCGACGCCGCGGACAAGATCCTCCCCGAGGTCGGCCCGAAGCTCGGCCAGTACGGCAAGGAGCACCTGGAGAGCCGCGGGGTCGAGGTCTACCTCAACACCTCCATGGACTCCTGCGTCGACGGCCACGTCGTACTGAAGAACGGCCTGGAGGTCGACTCCAACACGATCGTCTGGACCGCCGGCGTCAAGCCGAACCCGGTCCTCTCGCGCTACGGCCTCCCGCTCGGCCCCCGCGGCCACGTCGACGCCCAGCCGACCCTCCAGGTCACCGGCACCGACTACATCTGGGCCGCCGGCGACAACGCCCAGGTGCCCGACGTCGCCGCCCGCAAGGCCGGCGTCGAGAACGCCTGGTGCCCGCCGAACGCGCAGCACGCGCTGCGTCAGGCCAGGGTCCTCGGCGACAACGTGGTCTCCGGCATGCGGGGTTTCCCGCAGAAGGAGTACGCGCACTCCAACAAGGGTGCGGTGGCGGGCCTCGGTCTCCACAAGGGCGTCGCGATGATCGTCATGGGCAGGATGAAGATCAAGCTCAAGGGCCGTCTCGCCTGGTACATGCACCGTGGCTACCACGGCCTCGCGATGCCGACCTGGAACCGCAAGATCCGTGTCTTCGCCGACTGGACGCTCGCCATGTTCCTCAAGCGCGAGGTCGTCTCCCTCGGCGCCATCGAGACTCCCCGCGAGGAGTTCTACGAGGCGGCGAAGCCGGCGCCGGTCGCCGCGGCTCCGGCCAGGACCGAGGAGAAGGCCAAGGCCTCCTGA
- a CDS encoding FtsX-like permease family protein: MFRTALRNVLSHKARLLMTVLAVMLGVAFVSGTLVFTNSISDAFQKSSAKGFDHVDVAIEAGYRPGEGDRVAEQPKLTPELLNKVERAPGTESATGVVSGFTALADKDGKLIGGGFQSQGGNYWGTNDPRYPIKNGGRAPRGENETAIDSATAKRAGYEVGDTIRLSVDGPVLTPTITAIFTTDDGNVAAGGSLALFDTATAQRLFHRDGEYDAINVTAAAGTSQAELQSAIEKILPEDTARTTTGRQLADDQAAQIAAEMSGMKNALLVFAGIALFVGTFTIANTFTMLVAQRTRELALLRAVGASRRQVTRSVLTEAFVVGAVAAVTGLAAGVGIGAAMRSLMAMLGATVPDGPLVISGGTVVSALLVGVLITVLAAWLPGRRAAKIPPVAAMSSVHAKATAKSLVVRNSTGALLAGAGTATVLYATTMDGSDGQAPMGVGAVLLIIGVFVLTPLLSRPLVAAAAPVLRVFGVSGKLARQNSVRNPRRTAATASALMIGLTLITGMTVMAGSLQTSIDKMAADAIKADYVVSMANGNFLSPDVEKTLAATEGVTAVSPLRNAESRVDGETEYLTGVNGAVFGDLVDLTVDDGAFEVGGADVVVDADTAARRGWESGSQVTAGFRGGERQRLTVAGVYRGNELFRGVLVDNRTLGERLPASADPADMTVMVKTSGGASAAAKDRLERALGENPAIRVQDREDVSADIARMFTLMLNMLYGLLAMAVIVAVLGVVNTLAMSVFERSQEIGMLRAIGLDRRGIKRMVRLESLVISLFGGVLGIGLGVFFGWAVGELLATRMPTYELVLPWARLAVFLLLAATVGILAALWPARRAAKLNMLTAIKSE, encoded by the coding sequence ATGTTCCGTACCGCCCTGCGCAACGTGCTCTCACACAAGGCCAGGCTCCTGATGACCGTGCTCGCGGTGATGCTCGGCGTCGCCTTCGTGTCGGGCACGCTGGTCTTCACCAACAGCATCTCGGACGCGTTCCAGAAGAGCTCGGCCAAGGGCTTCGACCACGTGGACGTCGCGATCGAGGCGGGGTACCGGCCGGGCGAGGGCGACCGCGTCGCCGAACAGCCGAAGCTGACGCCCGAGTTGCTGAACAAGGTCGAGCGGGCGCCCGGCACCGAGTCCGCGACGGGTGTGGTGAGCGGGTTCACCGCGCTCGCCGACAAGGACGGCAAGCTGATCGGCGGCGGCTTCCAGTCGCAGGGCGGGAACTACTGGGGCACGAACGACCCCCGGTATCCGATCAAGAACGGTGGCCGTGCCCCCCGGGGCGAGAACGAGACAGCCATCGACTCCGCGACCGCGAAGCGGGCCGGGTACGAGGTGGGCGACACGATCCGCCTGTCCGTCGACGGGCCGGTCCTCACCCCCACCATCACCGCGATCTTCACCACGGACGACGGCAACGTGGCCGCCGGCGGCAGCCTCGCCCTGTTCGACACGGCGACCGCGCAGCGGCTCTTCCACAGGGACGGCGAGTACGACGCGATCAACGTGACGGCGGCGGCCGGCACCAGCCAGGCCGAGCTGCAGTCGGCCATCGAGAAGATCCTCCCCGAGGACACCGCCCGCACCACCACCGGCCGGCAGCTCGCCGACGACCAGGCCGCGCAGATCGCCGCGGAGATGAGTGGCATGAAGAACGCGCTGCTGGTCTTCGCCGGGATCGCGCTCTTCGTCGGCACGTTCACCATCGCCAACACCTTCACCATGCTGGTCGCCCAGCGCACCAGAGAGCTGGCGCTGCTGCGCGCGGTGGGCGCCTCCCGCCGCCAGGTGACGCGTTCGGTGCTGACCGAGGCGTTCGTGGTCGGCGCGGTCGCCGCGGTCACCGGTCTCGCCGCCGGTGTCGGCATCGGCGCGGCGATGCGGTCGCTGATGGCGATGCTCGGCGCGACCGTCCCCGACGGCCCGCTGGTGATCTCCGGCGGCACGGTCGTCAGCGCCCTGCTGGTCGGCGTACTGATCACCGTGCTGGCCGCCTGGCTGCCGGGACGCCGCGCGGCGAAGATCCCGCCGGTCGCCGCGATGAGCAGCGTGCACGCGAAGGCGACGGCCAAGTCGCTCGTCGTACGGAACTCGACCGGCGCTCTGCTCGCCGGCGCGGGCACCGCCACCGTCCTGTACGCCACGACGATGGACGGCTCGGACGGGCAGGCCCCGATGGGCGTCGGCGCGGTGCTCCTGATCATCGGCGTCTTCGTCCTCACGCCTCTCCTCTCCCGCCCCCTGGTCGCGGCGGCGGCGCCCGTCCTGCGGGTCTTCGGGGTCTCCGGCAAGCTCGCCCGGCAGAACTCCGTACGCAATCCGCGCCGCACCGCCGCCACCGCCTCGGCGCTGATGATCGGTCTGACGCTGATCACCGGTATGACGGTGATGGCGGGCAGTCTGCAGACGTCCATCGACAAGATGGCCGCCGACGCGATCAAGGCGGACTACGTGGTCTCGATGGCCAACGGCAACTTCCTCTCCCCGGACGTGGAGAAGACGCTCGCCGCCACCGAGGGCGTCACGGCGGTCTCGCCGCTGCGCAACGCCGAGTCCCGCGTCGACGGTGAGACCGAGTACCTCACCGGCGTCAACGGCGCGGTCTTCGGCGACCTCGTCGACCTCACCGTCGACGACGGCGCGTTCGAGGTCGGCGGCGCGGACGTGGTCGTGGACGCGGACACCGCCGCGCGGCGCGGCTGGGAGTCCGGTTCGCAGGTCACCGCCGGGTTCCGGGGCGGCGAGAGGCAGCGGCTGACGGTCGCCGGGGTCTACCGGGGCAACGAGCTGTTTCGGGGCGTCCTCGTGGACAACAGGACGCTCGGCGAGCGGCTGCCGGCCTCGGCGGACCCGGCCGACATGACGGTCATGGTCAAGACCTCGGGCGGCGCCTCGGCCGCCGCCAAGGACCGGCTGGAGCGCGCCCTCGGCGAGAATCCGGCCATCCGGGTCCAGGACCGCGAGGACGTCTCCGCGGACATCGCGCGGATGTTCACCCTGATGCTGAACATGCTGTACGGCCTGCTGGCCATGGCCGTGATCGTCGCCGTCCTCGGTGTCGTCAACACCCTCGCCATGTCCGTCTTCGAGCGCTCCCAGGAGATCGGCATGCTCCGCGCGATCGGTCTCGACCGGCGGGGCATCAAGCGGATGGTCCGTCTGGAGTCCCTGGTGATCTCCCTGTTCGGCGGTGTCCTCGGCATCGGCCTCGGTGTCTTCTTCGGCTGGGCCGTCGGCGAACTGCTCGCCACCAGGATGCCGACGTACGAACTGGTCCTGCCCTGGGCCCGGCTGGCCGTCTTCCTCCTCCTGGCCGCCACGGTCGGCATCCTGGCCGCTCTGTGGCCGGCCCGCCGCGCGGCGAAGCTGAACATGCTGACGGCGATCAAGTCGGAGTAG
- a CDS encoding type II toxin-antitoxin system Phd/YefM family antitoxin, which yields MAENTATVREARAHLADHINRAEEGIPTVITRNGAPVAAVVPIADFEALEEAADVMLAREAEAVLDKGGPTMTMAELLADLFTEHDDETA from the coding sequence ATGGCCGAGAACACTGCGACCGTTCGGGAAGCCCGCGCGCATCTCGCGGACCACATCAACCGGGCCGAGGAAGGCATTCCGACGGTCATCACACGCAACGGCGCTCCGGTGGCGGCCGTCGTTCCGATCGCGGATTTCGAAGCACTGGAGGAAGCGGCCGACGTGATGTTGGCGCGCGAAGCGGAGGCGGTCCTGGACAAGGGCGGCCCCACCATGACGATGGCGGAACTGCTGGCGGATCTGTTCACCGAGCATGACGACGAGACGGCGTGA
- a CDS encoding class I SAM-dependent methyltransferase, whose translation MQDAASRLKALFEQVLGTPLPVRLRAWDGSAAGPPEAPVLVVRNRRALRRLLWKPGELGLARAWVAGDLGVEGDLYAVLDLMAGHVWERDDDARSLTEVLRDPDARAAVRGLLKLAGPAVLLPPEPPREEVRTNRHRHTRRSDRRAVSHHYDVGNDFYELVLGESMVYSCAYWAASDGSTTLEAAQHDKLDLICRKLGLAPGRRLLDVGCGWGSMAVHAARAYGVRVVGVTLSQEQAAYARKRVAEEGLTDRVEIRVQDYRDVTDGPFDAVSSVGMAEHVGADQYLEYAENLYRLLAPGGRLLNHQISRRPQRDESTYAVNGFIDAYVFPDGELAPVGTTVTQLERAGFEVRDVESLREHYALTLRAWVTNLEARWGQAVGLVGPGRARVWRLYMAASALGFEGNRIGVNQVLAVRPTEGGASGLPLRARTWAA comes from the coding sequence ATGCAGGACGCCGCGTCGCGGCTGAAGGCCCTGTTCGAGCAGGTGTTGGGGACCCCGCTCCCGGTCCGGCTGCGGGCCTGGGACGGATCGGCGGCCGGCCCGCCGGAGGCCCCCGTACTGGTGGTACGGAACCGCAGGGCCCTGCGCCGGCTGCTGTGGAAGCCGGGCGAGCTGGGCCTGGCCCGCGCCTGGGTCGCCGGGGACCTCGGCGTCGAAGGGGACCTGTACGCCGTACTGGATCTGATGGCCGGACACGTGTGGGAGCGGGACGACGACGCCCGGAGTCTCACCGAGGTCCTGCGCGACCCGGATGCGCGGGCGGCGGTCAGGGGACTGCTGAAGCTGGCCGGGCCCGCCGTCCTCCTCCCGCCCGAACCGCCTCGCGAGGAGGTCCGAACCAACCGCCACCGGCACACCAGACGCAGCGACAGACGGGCCGTCAGCCACCACTACGACGTGGGCAACGACTTCTACGAGCTCGTGCTCGGCGAGTCGATGGTGTACTCCTGCGCCTACTGGGCGGCCTCCGACGGCAGCACCACCCTCGAAGCCGCCCAGCACGACAAGCTCGACCTGATCTGCCGCAAACTCGGCCTGGCCCCGGGCCGCCGGCTCCTCGACGTCGGCTGCGGCTGGGGCTCCATGGCCGTGCACGCCGCCCGCGCGTACGGCGTGCGCGTCGTCGGCGTCACCCTCTCCCAGGAACAGGCCGCGTACGCCCGTAAGCGCGTAGCCGAGGAGGGACTGACCGACCGCGTCGAGATCCGCGTCCAGGACTACCGCGACGTCACCGACGGCCCCTTCGACGCGGTCTCCTCCGTCGGCATGGCCGAACACGTCGGCGCGGACCAGTACCTGGAGTACGCGGAGAATCTGTACAGGCTCCTCGCCCCCGGAGGGCGGCTCCTCAACCACCAGATCTCCCGGCGCCCGCAGCGCGACGAGAGCACGTACGCCGTCAACGGCTTCATCGACGCGTACGTCTTCCCGGACGGCGAACTCGCCCCTGTCGGCACCACCGTCACCCAGCTCGAACGCGCCGGGTTCGAGGTCCGCGACGTGGAGTCCCTCCGCGAGCACTACGCCCTCACCCTGCGCGCCTGGGTCACCAACCTCGAAGCCCGCTGGGGGCAGGCGGTCGGCCTCGTCGGACCCGGCCGCGCCCGCGTCTGGCGGCTCTACATGGCCGCCTCCGCCCTCGGCTTCGAAGGCAACCGCATCGGCGTCAACCAGGTGCTGGCCGTGCGGCCCACGGAAGGGGGTGCGTCGGGGCTGCCGCTCAGGGCCCGGACCTGGGCCGCCTGA
- a CDS encoding type II toxin-antitoxin system RelE/ParE family toxin — protein sequence MKYAFRFTTAAQRRLRAISRPDAMRVLTALTALGDDPYREDADIKKLTGPSGLYRLRVGSYRVAYQINDGELVILVVKVGDRRDVNRNL from the coding sequence GTGAAATACGCCTTCCGGTTCACCACGGCGGCACAGCGGCGGCTTCGGGCCATCAGTCGGCCGGACGCCATGCGCGTCCTGACCGCGCTGACCGCGCTCGGCGACGACCCGTACCGCGAGGACGCCGACATCAAGAAGCTCACCGGCCCGTCGGGGCTCTACCGGCTCCGGGTCGGAAGCTACCGGGTCGCCTACCAGATCAACGACGGTGAACTCGTCATCCTCGTCGTCAAAGTGGGCGACCGGCGGGACGTCAACCGCAACCTGTAG